In Lysinibacillus sp. FSL M8-0337, the following proteins share a genomic window:
- a CDS encoding FMN-dependent NADH-azoreductase, translating into MNVLVVKANNRPDGISTKMYDTFMENVQNVNVTTFDVFAEDMPYFGQDLFNAFGKVQNGEELSDIESRLLAAKQKAMDALTAADVVVFAFPLWNLTIPATLQTFIDYVYQAGFTFKYDENGQLVSLMTDKKAVILNARGGYYSAPEAQPMEMSVNYIKNVVGGVFGMEIIEEVIIEGHNASQDKAEEIIANGLEAVKKVAKSLQTVTA; encoded by the coding sequence ATGAACGTATTAGTAGTAAAAGCTAACAACCGCCCAGACGGAATTTCAACAAAAATGTACGACACTTTCATGGAAAACGTACAAAATGTAAACGTAACAACATTCGATGTATTTGCTGAAGATATGCCTTATTTCGGTCAAGATCTTTTCAATGCATTCGGTAAAGTTCAAAATGGTGAAGAATTATCTGACATTGAATCTCGTCTATTAGCTGCAAAACAAAAAGCGATGGATGCACTAACTGCAGCAGATGTAGTTGTATTTGCTTTCCCATTATGGAACTTAACAATTCCAGCGACATTACAAACTTTCATTGACTATGTATATCAAGCTGGTTTCACGTTTAAATATGATGAAAACGGTCAATTAGTTAGCCTAATGACTGATAAAAAAGCTGTAATTTTAAATGCTCGCGGTGGTTACTATTCTGCACCAGAAGCACAACCTATGGAAATGTCTGTAAACTACATTAAAAATGTAGTAGGTGGCGTATTCGGTATGGAAATTATTGAAGAAGTTATTATCGAAGGTCATAATGCTTCACAAGATAAAGCAGAAGAAATTATTGCAAACGGCCTAGAAGCAGTTAAAAAAGTAGCAAAATCTCTACAAACTGTAACTGCGTAA
- a CDS encoding DsbA family oxidoreductase, producing the protein MKIEIWSDYVCPFCYIGKKQLEKAIQDTGFEGQVELVYKSYQLDPTTPEDTNESIYESLSQKYSMTLEKAKEMTQGVTARAKEVGLHYNFDQMMAENTLKAHRLVKWAEQQGDASELVEALLHGYFIDGKRISHDEVLVAIAEQVGFKRADIEKVLASDEFKGDVEVDIQEGLQLGVRGVPFFVLNRKYGISGAQPQEVFENTLRKVAEEEGLQPGLKMEGSGDAGVCTDDSCQI; encoded by the coding sequence ATGAAAATTGAAATTTGGTCAGATTATGTTTGTCCTTTTTGCTACATTGGCAAAAAACAATTGGAAAAGGCAATACAGGATACAGGCTTTGAAGGCCAAGTGGAGCTTGTTTATAAAAGCTATCAACTTGACCCGACAACACCAGAAGATACGAATGAGTCGATCTATGAATCTTTGTCTCAGAAATATAGTATGACATTAGAAAAAGCGAAAGAAATGACACAAGGTGTGACAGCTCGCGCAAAAGAAGTAGGCTTACATTATAATTTTGATCAGATGATGGCAGAAAACACATTAAAGGCACATCGACTTGTGAAATGGGCTGAACAACAAGGTGACGCTAGTGAATTAGTTGAAGCGCTGTTACATGGCTATTTTATCGATGGAAAGCGCATAAGTCATGATGAGGTATTAGTGGCAATCGCAGAACAAGTTGGTTTTAAGCGTGCAGATATTGAAAAAGTTCTTGCTAGTGATGAATTTAAAGGTGATGTCGAAGTAGATATACAAGAAGGGCTTCAACTTGGTGTACGAGGCGTTCCATTCTTTGTACTAAATCGTAAATATGGTATTTCTGGAGCACAACCGCAAGAAGTGTTTGAAAATACTTTGCGTAAAGTAGCGGAGGAAGAAGGCTTACAACCAGGGTTAAAGATGGAAGGCTCTGGAGACGCAGGCGTTTGTACAGATGATAGCTGTCAGATTTAA